One part of the [Synechococcus] sp. NIES-970 genome encodes these proteins:
- a CDS encoding putative stress response protein, with translation MTINLNKGQGISLKKAAPSLTAAFIGLGWDVKQGSGGDFDLDASIFMLGANGKLISDQHFIFYNNLTSPDPEQSVKLMGDNRTGAGDGDDEVIIIDFRKIPSNVAKLVIIISIYDAETRRQNFGQVQNAYVRLVNVETKGEVLRYSLQEHFSTETALVMAEVVNEAGEWRLNAVGDGYQGGLQTLLDRYQ, from the coding sequence ATGACGATTAATCTAAACAAAGGCCAAGGCATCTCCCTCAAGAAGGCCGCACCCAGTCTCACTGCTGCTTTTATTGGTTTAGGTTGGGATGTAAAACAGGGTTCTGGGGGAGATTTTGACCTTGATGCTTCTATTTTTATGCTAGGGGCAAATGGCAAACTCATCTCCGACCAGCATTTCATTTTTTACAATAACTTGACCAGTCCCGACCCCGAACAATCGGTGAAATTAATGGGGGACAATCGAACTGGCGCTGGAGACGGTGACGATGAAGTCATTATTATTGACTTCCGCAAAATCCCGAGTAATGTCGCAAAACTCGTCATCATTATTTCTATTTATGATGCGGAAACCCGTCGGCAAAATTTTGGCCAAGTACAAAATGCCTATGTTCGTTTGGTCAATGTAGAAACGAAAGGTGAAGTATTGCGGTATTCTCTCCAGGAACATTTTTCGACGGAAACAGCCCTGGTGATGGCTGAAGTCGTCAATGAAGCTGGGGAATGGCGTCTTAATGCCGTTGGTGATGGTTACCAAGGGGGTCTGCAAACGCTCTTAGATCGCTATCAGTAA
- the lpxD gene encoding UDP-3-O-[3-hydroxymyristoyl] glucosamine N-acyltransferase: protein MNVSELIQVLTPDLIMDHSLGSDPEIVGAAAIDTAKSQEISYVEGGKFAARVDTTEASVLILPIDEDLQQRATERGIAWISTKAPRLLFAAVIKVFYQPFRPAPGIHPTAAIDPSVRLGVDVSIGAYVVIYPGVEIGDRTCIMANAVIYPGVKIGENSLLHANCTIHERAEIGDNCVIHSGAVIGAEGFGFVPTPQGWFKMEQSGIVVLENGVEIGCNSAVDRPAVGETRIKANTKLDNLVHVAHGCTIGSNTALAGQVGLAGGVKVGNNVLLAGQVGVSNQAVIGDGAIISAQSGVANRVPAGEVYSGTPAIPHAVYRKVSVVLKRLPEMYDAFRKLKKN, encoded by the coding sequence ATGAACGTTTCTGAATTAATTCAAGTTTTAACGCCTGATCTCATTATGGATCATTCCCTTGGGAGTGACCCGGAGATTGTTGGAGCGGCGGCGATCGACACAGCTAAGTCCCAAGAAATTAGCTATGTCGAAGGGGGAAAATTTGCCGCTAGGGTAGATACTACCGAGGCTTCGGTGTTGATTTTACCGATAGATGAAGATTTGCAACAACGGGCCACAGAGCGGGGTATTGCTTGGATTAGTACAAAAGCTCCTCGTTTACTGTTTGCGGCGGTGATCAAGGTTTTTTATCAGCCTTTTCGGCCTGCCCCAGGCATTCATCCCACAGCGGCGATTGATCCGTCAGTGCGGTTGGGAGTAGATGTTTCGATTGGGGCCTATGTGGTGATTTATCCGGGGGTAGAAATTGGCGATCGCACCTGCATCATGGCCAATGCCGTGATTTATCCGGGGGTAAAAATTGGCGAAAATAGCTTATTGCATGCTAACTGCACGATCCATGAGCGAGCCGAAATTGGCGACAATTGTGTGATCCATAGCGGTGCCGTGATTGGTGCGGAAGGGTTTGGATTTGTACCGACACCCCAGGGCTGGTTCAAGATGGAACAGTCGGGCATCGTTGTCTTAGAAAATGGCGTGGAAATTGGCTGTAACAGTGCGGTCGATCGCCCAGCGGTGGGAGAAACGCGCATTAAAGCGAATACAAAACTGGATAATCTCGTCCATGTGGCCCATGGCTGCACCATCGGCTCAAATACTGCTTTAGCGGGTCAAGTGGGTTTAGCTGGCGGGGTAAAGGTCGGTAATAACGTCTTACTCGCGGGACAAGTAGGTGTTTCGAATCAAGCTGTGATCGGCGATGGAGCGATCATCAGTGCCCAGTCTGGGGTGGCTAATCGTGTGCCTGCCGGAGAAGTTTATTCCGGCACTCCGGCCATACCCCATGCGGTCTATCGCAAGGTTTCTGTTGTCCTCAAGCGTTTACCGGAGATGTATGACGCTTTCCGTAAGCTTAAAAAGAATTAG
- the dus1 gene encoding dihydrouridine synthase — protein sequence MTFDAPLKIGPVTLQSRVLQAPLSGVTDLVFRRLVRRYAPNSMMYTEMVRAQEVHHLATLPRLMEIDPGEQPISIQLFDCRPDFMGEAAKKAVAEGAQTIDINMGCPVNKITRKGGGSSLLRQPDVAEAIVRAVVEAVDVPVTVKTRLGWSEEEIVILDFAKRLEAAGAQMLTVHGRTRAQGYTGKAQWQWIKKVKAALSIPVIANGDIFSVEAAIACLEETGADGVMCSRGTLGYPFLVGEIDHFLKTGQRRPQPTVVELLECAKEHLDGLWAYKGQKGIYQARKHLTWYCRDFAGAAEFRDHLNKINTVPEGQALLDAAIETIQNTQEPCPIQSPQMAMI from the coding sequence ATGACCTTTGATGCCCCCCTCAAAATTGGCCCAGTCACTCTCCAGAGCCGTGTGCTACAAGCCCCTTTGTCCGGGGTCACAGATTTAGTCTTTCGGCGCCTGGTGCGCCGCTATGCCCCCAATTCGATGATGTACACCGAAATGGTGCGGGCCCAGGAAGTCCACCACCTCGCGACCCTACCCAGGTTGATGGAAATTGACCCAGGAGAACAGCCCATCAGTATTCAACTATTCGATTGTCGGCCTGACTTTATGGGGGAAGCGGCAAAAAAAGCGGTGGCCGAGGGTGCCCAAACCATCGATATCAATATGGGTTGCCCCGTCAATAAAATTACCCGCAAAGGGGGGGGAAGCTCCCTGCTCCGGCAACCAGATGTAGCCGAGGCGATCGTACGGGCAGTGGTGGAAGCGGTGGATGTGCCTGTGACCGTGAAAACCCGCTTGGGCTGGAGTGAGGAGGAAATTGTTATTCTCGATTTTGCCAAACGTCTAGAAGCAGCCGGGGCCCAAATGTTGACAGTCCACGGTCGTACCCGGGCCCAGGGTTATACGGGCAAGGCCCAATGGCAATGGATTAAAAAAGTCAAAGCGGCCCTCTCGATTCCAGTGATTGCCAATGGGGATATTTTTTCGGTGGAAGCGGCGATCGCCTGCCTAGAAGAAACCGGCGCCGATGGGGTGATGTGCTCCCGGGGGACCCTGGGATATCCTTTCTTGGTAGGAGAAATTGATCATTTCCTCAAGACGGGCCAACGACGCCCCCAACCGACGGTGGTGGAACTGCTGGAATGCGCCAAGGAACATCTAGATGGACTCTGGGCCTACAAAGGGCAAAAGGGCATTTACCAAGCCCGCAAACATTTGACTTGGTATTGCCGGGATTTTGCCGGGGCGGCAGAATTTCGCGATCACCTGAATAAAATCAATACCGTCCCCGAAGGTCAAGCTCTCCTCGATGCTGCCATTGAGACAATTCAAAATACCCAGGAACCTTGCCCAATTCAAAGCCCTCAAATGGCGATGATCTAA
- a CDS encoding sensory box protein/response regulator, with protein sequence MTTILIIEDDEIVRKLIRKILSQKQYEVLEAAEGQGGVRLAMMARPDLIICDVMMPGIDGYGVLQQLQSQPETAMIPFIFLTACAERQDIRQGMRLGADDYLTKPFTKEDLLSAIAARLSKVSSFQQHFEPQDINFECPPEPAQQEGNGYCDDRFRLQEIFEAIACNFPDATQGQLSLLTIRLAGYGAVCAHRDVSKRASLDQGIVGRLTEICRQQGWLVRLAEDQFCALLSAPQTHDQIEAIAQAIVKIFQDPLTLGGEQLSLPATVGIAQYPADADNLADLVAQAQAAQGPKGYQWASRHPPTQLVYPSDIDLAKDLQNALQHEQLTILYQPQFDLGSGAMVGAETLLHWEHPLRGAISIPELLAIAKDNNLLDTLDQYKLNQICRQLRHWQIPASPAYQIMINLSAAQFNQANFHQELSRLFIENALTPACLTLEFAEATLLKNPATSIRRLKAIKTLGVKIALTGFGQGYSSLDYLKKFPFDYLKLDPALIRNLHQNQAQKTLVSTLITTAHGQQRQAIAEGIEHQAELDCLRQLHCDYGQGFLLGYPIHGAEFERLAFDPTIFRCNLVTFDAPNS encoded by the coding sequence ATGACGACCATTTTAATCATTGAAGATGATGAGATTGTGCGCAAACTCATCCGTAAAATTCTTAGCCAGAAGCAGTATGAAGTCCTAGAGGCAGCGGAGGGTCAAGGGGGAGTTAGGCTGGCGATGATGGCTCGACCGGATCTGATTATTTGTGATGTCATGATGCCAGGGATTGATGGTTATGGGGTTTTGCAACAGCTCCAAAGCCAGCCAGAAACGGCCATGATCCCGTTCATTTTTCTGACGGCCTGTGCGGAAAGACAGGATATTCGCCAGGGCATGCGCCTCGGGGCAGATGATTATTTGACAAAGCCCTTCACGAAGGAAGACTTGTTATCGGCGATCGCCGCCCGTTTAAGTAAAGTTTCTTCCTTCCAGCAGCATTTTGAGCCTCAGGATATAAATTTTGAATGTCCCCCTGAACCGGCTCAGCAAGAAGGGAATGGTTACTGTGATGATCGCTTTCGCCTCCAGGAAATTTTTGAGGCGATCGCCTGCAATTTTCCTGACGCGACCCAAGGGCAGTTGTCGCTATTGACGATTCGTTTGGCTGGATATGGCGCCGTTTGTGCCCATCGTGATGTCTCGAAGCGGGCTAGCTTAGATCAAGGGATTGTGGGCCGCCTAACTGAAATCTGCCGCCAGCAAGGATGGTTGGTGCGGTTAGCCGAAGACCAATTTTGTGCTCTATTAAGTGCCCCCCAAACCCATGACCAGATCGAGGCGATCGCCCAGGCGATCGTCAAGATATTCCAGGATCCCTTGACCCTTGGGGGAGAGCAATTGTCCCTCCCCGCCACCGTGGGGATTGCTCAATATCCGGCTGATGCAGACAATTTGGCAGATTTAGTCGCCCAGGCCCAAGCGGCCCAAGGCCCCAAGGGTTACCAGTGGGCCAGTCGTCACCCCCCTACTCAGTTGGTCTATCCCAGTGACATTGACCTAGCGAAAGATTTACAGAATGCCCTCCAACACGAGCAGCTTACCATTCTCTATCAGCCCCAGTTTGATCTCGGTAGCGGTGCAATGGTGGGGGCAGAAACCCTACTCCATTGGGAACATCCCCTACGGGGAGCCATTTCAATTCCTGAGCTTCTGGCGATCGCCAAGGACAATAATCTCCTCGATACCCTAGACCAGTACAAGCTCAATCAAATTTGTCGTCAGCTGCGCCACTGGCAGATCCCAGCTAGTCCTGCCTACCAGATCATGATTAACCTCTCGGCGGCGCAATTTAACCAGGCAAATTTTCACCAAGAGCTAAGCCGCCTTTTCATTGAAAATGCCTTGACACCAGCCTGTCTAACCCTAGAGTTTGCCGAGGCTACCCTGCTCAAAAATCCGGCCACTTCGATCCGGCGGCTCAAAGCGATCAAGACTTTGGGGGTAAAAATTGCCCTTACAGGTTTTGGCCAAGGGTACAGCTCCCTTGATTATTTAAAAAAATTCCCCTTCGATTATCTCAAACTTGACCCGGCCTTGATTCGAAATCTACACCAAAATCAAGCCCAAAAAACCCTTGTCTCGACCCTGATCACTACGGCCCATGGGCAACAGCGCCAGGCGATCGCCGAAGGGATCGAGCACCAAGCTGAACTGGACTGCTTACGGCAATTGCACTGTGACTATGGCCAAGGGTTCCTGCTGGGCTACCCCATTCATGGGGCAGAGTTCGAACGCTTGGCCTTTGACCCAACAATATTCCGGTGTAATTTGGTGACCTTTGATGCCCCTAACTCCTAA
- a CDS encoding PhoH-like protein, protein MSEASQTIPLPSLESAIALSGIKEENLKFLAQHTGTSVVLRGQDILVRGREKAVDRCIKALYFLQPFWETAQHISQPDFLTAFHAIDTHQVEEYQDLQKQTLGKTRRGEYIRAKTFRQRQYVQLIQKHDITFGIGPAGTGKTFLAAVLAVQALLQDQVERLILTRPAVEAGEKLGFLPGDLQQKVDPFLRPLYDALYQFIDPLKLPELMEKGRIEIAPLAYMRGRTLSNSFVIVDEAQNTTPAQLKMVLTRLGFGSKMVITGDITQTDLPSHQSSGLITASKVLKSVEGIGFCYLTDADVVRHPLVQKIVGAYERFENYGPASPKRFSGNQTRGE, encoded by the coding sequence ATGAGTGAAGCTTCCCAAACCATCCCGCTACCCAGCCTAGAAAGCGCGATCGCCCTCTCCGGTATCAAAGAAGAAAATCTCAAATTTTTGGCCCAACACACAGGGACAAGCGTTGTTTTACGGGGACAAGATATCTTGGTGCGGGGTCGTGAAAAAGCCGTCGACCGCTGCATCAAAGCCCTCTACTTTCTTCAGCCCTTCTGGGAAACCGCCCAACACATTTCCCAACCAGACTTCCTCACCGCCTTCCATGCAATCGACACCCACCAGGTCGAAGAGTACCAAGACCTCCAAAAACAAACCCTCGGCAAAACCCGCCGCGGCGAATACATCCGGGCCAAAACCTTTCGGCAGCGGCAATATGTGCAGCTCATTCAAAAACATGACATTACCTTTGGTATTGGTCCAGCCGGTACAGGGAAAACCTTCCTTGCCGCCGTACTAGCGGTGCAAGCCCTCCTCCAGGACCAAGTAGAACGCTTGATCTTAACAAGGCCCGCCGTGGAGGCCGGTGAAAAACTGGGATTTCTCCCCGGTGATCTTCAACAAAAAGTAGATCCTTTCCTGCGACCCCTCTATGATGCCCTCTATCAATTCATTGATCCCCTAAAGTTGCCCGAGCTGATGGAGAAAGGTCGTATTGAAATCGCCCCCCTCGCCTACATGCGGGGACGAACCCTGAGTAATTCTTTTGTAATCGTTGATGAAGCCCAAAACACAACCCCAGCCCAACTAAAAATGGTGCTGACACGGTTAGGTTTCGGCTCTAAGATGGTAATCACCGGAGACATCACCCAAACAGACCTCCCTAGTCATCAGTCTTCGGGATTGATTACGGCAAGCAAGGTTCTCAAGTCCGTTGAGGGAATTGGTTTTTGCTACCTCACGGATGCGGATGTGGTGCGTCATCCCCTCGTCCAGAAAATTGTCGGAGCCTATGAGCGCTTTGAAAATTACGGTCCTGCGAGTCCAAAGCGCTTTTCTGGAAATCAGACTAGAGGGGAATAA
- a CDS encoding two-component response regulator — protein MASAKILVVDDDPAIRTLISRFLSQRGYAVSEAGDGQSAWETFQSLDPDLVILDINLPDTLGYALCEQMQASKDTYILMLTSRADATDKVRGFSQGADDYLTKPFDIIELEHRVQAILRRRRSPAATPQTPVQNFTCGALTIDSMRHAVSIHGEPISLTALEFNLLYFLATHADKVWRRAELIQAVWGYDYVGDQRVVDVHIGQIRRKLEALMEHQTPIKTIRGVGYIFETNPTG, from the coding sequence ATGGCTAGTGCCAAAATTTTAGTCGTTGACGATGATCCTGCAATTCGTACCCTCATCTCCCGCTTCCTCAGCCAGAGAGGCTATGCGGTATCTGAAGCAGGTGATGGACAATCTGCCTGGGAGACCTTCCAATCCCTTGACCCTGACCTGGTGATTCTCGATATCAATCTACCAGATACCCTCGGCTATGCCCTCTGCGAACAGATGCAGGCCTCAAAGGATACCTACATTCTCATGCTGACCAGCCGCGCCGATGCTACCGATAAAGTGCGTGGTTTCAGCCAAGGGGCCGATGATTATCTCACCAAACCCTTTGACATCATTGAATTAGAACATCGGGTTCAGGCAATTTTACGGCGGCGGCGATCGCCAGCCGCCACCCCACAGACCCCAGTGCAAAACTTCACCTGTGGGGCGCTGACCATCGACTCCATGCGCCATGCAGTATCTATCCATGGCGAGCCCATTAGCCTCACCGCCCTCGAATTCAACCTACTCTACTTTTTGGCGACCCATGCCGATAAAGTCTGGCGACGTGCCGAATTGATCCAGGCGGTGTGGGGCTATGACTATGTGGGCGATCAACGGGTTGTAGATGTCCACATCGGCCAAATTCGTCGCAAATTAGAAGCCCTGATGGAACACCAAACACCGATTAAGACTATCCGTGGTGTCGGCTATATCTTTGAAACAAATCCGACTGGGTAA
- a CDS encoding DnaJ domain protein, whose amino-acid sequence MSEQNPYKTLGLVETASFEEIQAAKQKLSTQYQGDRAVVDELEAAYDAIIMDRLRQRQQGTLEVPDQIRFAETPPKEAKVAPVTLDMGRLPQWLTDLRDTPEPQTLNLALGINGAIAIVGLFLSPELASTILTAALMVNIYLIYRKEQRFGRAALISVVALILGIGLGSGLNALLSSLNVTLAIATEQILLIASSLTFGLSTSLLR is encoded by the coding sequence ATGAGCGAACAAAATCCCTATAAAACCCTTGGGCTTGTAGAAACAGCTTCGTTTGAGGAGATCCAGGCCGCCAAGCAAAAACTCAGCACCCAATACCAAGGCGATCGCGCGGTGGTGGATGAACTCGAAGCCGCCTATGATGCGATTATCATGGATCGCCTGAGACAAAGACAACAGGGAACTCTAGAAGTACCAGATCAAATCCGCTTTGCCGAAACGCCGCCCAAGGAAGCTAAAGTAGCGCCAGTCACTCTGGATATGGGGAGACTACCCCAATGGCTGACAGACCTACGGGATACCCCAGAGCCGCAGACCTTGAACCTAGCCTTGGGGATCAACGGGGCGATCGCCATTGTCGGTTTATTTCTGAGTCCAGAACTGGCTTCGACAATCTTGACTGCAGCCCTCATGGTCAACATCTACCTGATCTATCGCAAAGAGCAACGATTTGGCCGGGCCGCCCTTATCAGTGTTGTTGCACTGATTCTGGGCATTGGTCTTGGCAGTGGTCTCAATGCTCTCCTCTCTAGCCTAAACGTTACCTTGGCGATCGCCACCGAGCAAATTTTACTCATTGCCAGTAGCCTGACCTTTGGCCTCAGCACCAGCTTATTACGCTAG
- the nusB gene encoding transcription antitermination factor NusB, with product MPARKQPRSVAREIALLSLSQIKGNPEKLEAVELDELMLAAVRALNGEIHDALEDAASEVSRAEDQLLRSETLAVNVKSARTMVQDALTLTRAAINRLGHVVELPEFLQLTRQHEVRGFALDILTTLRRRNEQIKETIEQSLVDWQYHRLPRLDRDILRIAVAEILFLETPYKVAINEAVELAKRYSDEDGHRFINGVLRRVTDRMRTEGSPE from the coding sequence ATGCCCGCCCGTAAACAGCCCCGTAGTGTTGCCCGTGAAATTGCTCTCTTGAGTTTGAGTCAAATCAAAGGAAATCCGGAAAAGCTAGAAGCGGTGGAACTAGATGAATTAATGTTGGCGGCGGTGCGAGCGTTAAATGGCGAAATTCATGATGCTTTAGAAGATGCGGCCAGCGAAGTTTCCCGGGCTGAAGACCAACTCCTGAGAAGCGAAACCTTAGCTGTCAACGTCAAAAGTGCGCGCACCATGGTGCAAGATGCGTTGACCTTAACGAGAGCTGCGATTAATCGTTTGGGTCATGTGGTGGAGTTGCCGGAATTTTTACAGTTAACGCGACAGCACGAAGTCCGTGGGTTTGCCTTGGACATTCTTACAACGCTCCGACGTCGCAATGAGCAGATTAAAGAAACCATTGAGCAATCTTTGGTGGATTGGCAATATCATCGTTTGCCGCGCCTTGATCGAGATATTTTACGCATTGCGGTGGCTGAAATTTTATTTTTAGAGACACCCTACAAAGTTGCCATCAATGAGGCGGTGGAGTTGGCTAAACGTTACTCTGATGAGGATGGCCACCGTTTCATCAATGGGGTGTTGCGCCGGGTGACAGACCGGATGCGGACGGAAGGGTCTCCGGAATAA
- a CDS encoding hypothetical protein (conserved hypothetical protein (DUF502 family)) produces MLERLKQDLKNDLIAGLLVVIPLATTIWLTITIATWVINFLTQIPKQINPFDGLDPILTNALNIGVGITVPLTFILVIGLMARNFVGRWLLDLGEQILQGIPLAGAIYKTLKQLLETLLRDSQSRFRRVVMVEYPRPGVWTLGFVTGAVSPQLQAQVSDPLLSVFIPTTPNPTSGWYAMVPENEVINISMSIEDAFKILISGGIVSPDLEADRKPMRATMPLNLNRRKKPRELERSLDDLNTPQVDMLSLEEEV; encoded by the coding sequence GTGTTAGAGCGTCTAAAGCAAGATTTAAAAAATGATCTGATTGCCGGGTTGCTTGTCGTGATTCCCCTAGCAACCACGATTTGGTTGACGATTACCATCGCTACTTGGGTGATTAATTTCCTGACTCAGATTCCGAAGCAAATCAATCCCTTTGATGGCCTAGATCCGATTTTAACCAATGCTCTAAACATCGGTGTTGGTATTACTGTTCCTCTCACCTTCATTCTGGTCATCGGCTTGATGGCACGAAATTTTGTCGGCCGCTGGCTTTTAGATCTCGGGGAACAAATTCTACAGGGAATCCCCCTGGCCGGCGCAATCTACAAAACCCTCAAACAGCTCCTCGAAACCCTTTTACGAGATTCCCAGAGTCGATTCCGGCGTGTCGTTATGGTGGAATATCCCCGACCGGGAGTATGGACCCTTGGCTTTGTGACCGGGGCCGTTAGCCCCCAGCTCCAAGCTCAAGTGAGCGATCCACTCCTGAGTGTGTTTATCCCAACCACCCCGAACCCCACCTCTGGATGGTACGCGATGGTTCCCGAAAATGAAGTGATTAACATTTCGATGTCCATCGAAGACGCGTTCAAAATCTTGATTTCTGGCGGTATTGTTAGCCCTGATCTGGAAGCTGACCGGAAGCCGATGCGGGCAACTATGCCCTTAAACTTAAACCGCCGCAAAAAGCCCCGCGAGTTAGAGCGCTCCCTCGATGACTTGAATACCCCCCAGGTAGATATGCTTTCTCTGGAAGAAGAAGTGTAG
- a CDS encoding hypothetical protein (conserved hypothetical protein) yields the protein MNNVRFASFTSLTLRVLGAILLISSLVDYVVVAFPWMPLNDAWQINFTNQVVGKGINPLIGIVALLLGSWLEANAGKKEAKLRVSITDGRFLSFIFALILGVIFLVLIPVHLNNLQGLRQEAIARIEQESQQQEQEVQAQFSQLQALAQDPEAQQELDQQLQQIDAALNSGQIPPQQIAQAEAQREQLNRFKDLAADPDALNARLEELQRGVVEAQAEERGRATRNMIQEILQTGVRSLLLGLGYLLVGWFGIQNARTNTGGTPTPTASETPVDPE from the coding sequence ATGAATAACGTCCGTTTTGCTTCCTTCACATCCTTAACCCTCAGGGTTTTAGGTGCCATACTCCTAATTTCTTCCCTCGTAGACTACGTCGTTGTTGCCTTCCCTTGGATGCCCCTCAACGATGCTTGGCAAATTAATTTCACCAATCAGGTGGTGGGCAAAGGGATTAACCCCCTGATCGGGATCGTTGCACTCCTATTGGGCAGTTGGTTAGAGGCCAATGCTGGTAAAAAAGAGGCTAAACTCCGGGTTTCGATCACCGATGGCCGCTTCCTGAGTTTTATCTTTGCCCTAATCCTCGGGGTGATTTTCCTCGTGCTCATTCCCGTACATCTCAATAATCTCCAAGGACTCCGCCAAGAGGCGATCGCCCGCATCGAGCAAGAAAGTCAGCAACAAGAGCAAGAAGTCCAAGCCCAGTTTTCCCAACTCCAAGCCCTTGCCCAAGATCCCGAAGCACAGCAGGAACTCGACCAGCAACTCCAACAAATCGACGCAGCCCTCAATTCTGGCCAAATCCCTCCCCAACAAATTGCCCAGGCCGAAGCCCAGAGAGAACAGCTCAACCGATTTAAAGACCTCGCCGCCGATCCAGACGCCCTCAATGCCCGCCTGGAAGAATTACAACGCGGCGTTGTTGAAGCCCAAGCCGAAGAGCGCGGCCGGGCCACCCGCAATATGATTCAAGAGATATTACAAACTGGCGTGCGGAGTCTTCTCCTCGGTCTCGGTTATTTACTGGTTGGTTGGTTCGGGATTCAAAATGCGCGTACAAACACCGGAGGCACACCTACACCCACAGCATCCGAAACACCAGTTGATCCCGAATAA
- the pgl gene encoding 6-phosphogluconolactonase: MTKYLEILDDQLELIKRSRRIVVSRIQEAIARRGICTIALAGGSTPKPLYEKLAQENLPWEQIHIFWGDERYVPADHPDSNQRMARQVWLDQVPIPPDNIHPMPTDAADPYLDAATYDATLRAFFGDQTWPAFDIILLGMGDDGHTASLFPQTAALAVSDRLITVGEKQGEPRLTFTVPLINAAHHIIFLVAGHNKQEALQQIFHSEADGFAYPSKLIEPDHGILWWLLDAAAGDRLTPHDTIYQTNPHPAL, from the coding sequence ATGACAAAATACTTGGAAATTCTGGACGATCAGCTGGAGCTGATAAAACGCTCCCGTCGCATTGTTGTCAGCCGCATTCAAGAGGCGATCGCCCGTCGCGGGATCTGTACCATTGCCCTTGCTGGTGGCAGTACGCCCAAGCCCCTCTATGAAAAATTGGCCCAGGAAAACCTCCCCTGGGAGCAGATTCATATTTTTTGGGGTGATGAGCGCTACGTCCCCGCCGATCACCCAGACAGTAACCAGCGCATGGCTCGGCAAGTCTGGTTAGACCAAGTACCCATTCCCCCGGATAATATCCACCCGATGCCCACCGACGCTGCGGACCCATACCTGGATGCGGCCACCTATGACGCTACCCTCAGGGCCTTTTTTGGCGATCAGACCTGGCCTGCCTTCGATATTATTTTGTTGGGCATGGGTGATGATGGCCACACGGCTTCACTGTTCCCCCAGACGGCGGCTTTGGCAGTAAGCGATCGCCTGATCACCGTCGGAGAGAAACAAGGGGAACCCAGACTGACCTTCACTGTGCCCCTGATTAACGCAGCCCACCACATTATCTTTCTGGTTGCAGGCCACAATAAGCAGGAAGCGCTCCAACAAATCTTTCACAGCGAGGCCGATGGTTTTGCCTATCCCAGTAAGCTCATTGAGCCTGACCATGGCATCCTCTGGTGGCTTCTAGATGCGGCGGCGGGCGATCGCCTCACCCCCCACGACACCATCTATCAAACGAATCCCCACCCAGCGCTTTAA
- a CDS encoding FHA-domain protein yields the protein MISCPNCNHQNPDGAVQCEACYTPLPQAAVCPQCGATVQSNAAFCGQCGFNLKQAVANITSELPPTVIPNPPTAPTSPPELDLNFPEVPDLELPDFPDFFEAEEAANPTVALGTPEPSNFDILETPDSPSFPPEVPLEAEMGFGSAVEMPNASSPSMATSPPVAATQIQVQTASLLHVQTDVSLEIPAHLTVIHIGKPNDTVPPDIDVSGFPNSEVVSRIHADLRQEAGIYYVEDTGSSNGTYINHAPLPVGNRHRLRPGDRLGLGKGDKVTFIFQMS from the coding sequence ATGATTAGTTGTCCCAACTGTAACCATCAAAATCCTGACGGCGCCGTCCAGTGCGAAGCCTGTTATACTCCCCTCCCCCAAGCAGCGGTCTGCCCCCAATGTGGTGCTACCGTCCAGAGCAATGCTGCTTTTTGCGGTCAATGTGGCTTTAACCTCAAGCAAGCAGTGGCCAATATCACCTCGGAACTGCCCCCTACCGTTATCCCAAACCCTCCCACTGCACCGACTAGCCCCCCTGAGCTCGACCTGAATTTTCCAGAAGTCCCGGATCTCGAATTGCCCGATTTTCCAGATTTTTTCGAGGCAGAAGAAGCCGCAAACCCTACGGTGGCCTTAGGTACACCTGAGCCGTCAAATTTCGACATCCTAGAAACACCCGACTCTCCTAGTTTCCCACCAGAGGTGCCGCTGGAAGCAGAAATGGGCTTTGGCAGTGCTGTAGAGATGCCCAATGCTTCCTCTCCATCTATGGCGACGTCCCCCCCTGTGGCCGCAACCCAAATCCAGGTACAAACAGCGAGCCTGCTCCATGTCCAAACCGATGTATCCCTTGAAATTCCGGCCCATCTAACGGTCATTCACATTGGTAAACCCAACGATACAGTGCCCCCAGATATTGATGTATCTGGTTTTCCGAATTCCGAAGTCGTTTCCCGCATCCATGCCGACCTACGCCAAGAAGCAGGGATTTATTATGTCGAAGATACAGGGAGTTCTAACGGTACCTATATCAACCATGCGCCCCTCCCCGTGGGCAATCGCCATCGACTCCGGCCAGGCGATCGCCTGGGCCTTGGTAAAGGCGATAAAGTAACCTTCATTTTTCAAATGAGCTAA